A window of the Cystobacter fuscus genome harbors these coding sequences:
- a CDS encoding BamA/TamA family outer membrane protein, which translates to MYFPVDAASFSLRSVFAILSLLTLSAGCAHTQGASPEGQPKVVALDIKGTDQVKASDIKEKIVTTKTPWWQRLNPFGKPSYFDPNTWQADLKRIVRFYQAQGFYEARVDDAKQEPRGEDAVALEVTVHEGSPTLVTSLNVTGLEELSEEHRERALEDLPLAQGAVFREEQWAVTKEMVAQRLHELGYAEAEVGGEVRVDLATQSATVDLRVQPGPRYRFGNIFVATDADPQVNPRRIIEQAQGSVKKGEWFSESALADAQARVFRMGVFGAVKVNRGAPDREARTVPVVVDVREAPFRSVRAGGGIGLDAARQEIRVLGEWTDRNFFGGLRKLTLTGRVGYAFIPNITAAFDRIDTDGDDEADAPNTSTPHGPIFQFSAQFEQPRFLARDLRLQTSLTAERGLEQAYNYLGGRLRGGVVWQPRPDFSISPTYNLELYNLNGQRGSVDQATAPAILLGCPEDSARTECNISVSYLEQFIELNRRDDPLAPRNGFYASLSLQEGGGPLLGQYTFVRILPDLRGYYTFGPKDRFTLAARLRMGTLLTPAGQDSAIVNRFFLGGGASMRGFNTRRLSPMSEISTTSEEPVDRLVPIGGNSLLETSVELRVKLFSELTLALFHDSGLAGIGPLNFGPHKDDIRLESGRVFGDYHYHAVGLGLRYATLVGPIRVDIARRLNIGQPLPILRSTAGSPTTLGGLGDCFGLGVKKQTIVEDGVSKTVNVTRNYAGAPEGLCTFFLSIGEAF; encoded by the coding sequence ATGTACTTCCCCGTGGACGCCGCCTCCTTTTCACTCCGCTCGGTCTTCGCGATCCTCTCCCTGCTCACCCTCTCCGCCGGGTGCGCCCACACCCAGGGCGCCTCGCCCGAGGGCCAGCCCAAGGTGGTCGCCCTGGACATCAAGGGCACCGACCAGGTCAAGGCCTCCGACATCAAGGAGAAGATCGTCACCACCAAGACGCCCTGGTGGCAGCGGCTCAACCCGTTCGGCAAGCCGAGCTACTTCGACCCCAACACCTGGCAGGCGGACCTCAAGCGCATCGTCCGCTTCTACCAGGCCCAGGGCTTCTACGAGGCCCGGGTGGACGACGCGAAGCAGGAGCCCCGGGGCGAGGACGCCGTCGCGCTGGAGGTGACGGTGCACGAGGGCTCGCCCACGCTCGTCACGAGCCTGAACGTGACGGGCCTGGAGGAGCTGAGCGAGGAGCACCGGGAGCGCGCCCTGGAGGACCTGCCGCTCGCCCAGGGCGCCGTCTTCCGCGAGGAGCAGTGGGCGGTGACGAAGGAGATGGTGGCGCAGCGCCTGCACGAGCTGGGCTACGCCGAGGCGGAGGTGGGCGGCGAGGTGCGGGTGGACCTGGCGACGCAGAGCGCGACGGTGGACCTGCGGGTGCAGCCCGGGCCGCGCTACCGCTTCGGCAACATCTTCGTGGCCACGGACGCCGACCCCCAGGTGAACCCACGGCGCATCATCGAGCAGGCCCAGGGCTCGGTGAAGAAGGGCGAGTGGTTCAGTGAGTCGGCGCTGGCGGACGCCCAGGCGCGCGTCTTCCGCATGGGCGTGTTCGGCGCGGTGAAGGTCAACCGCGGCGCGCCGGACCGCGAGGCGCGCACGGTGCCCGTGGTGGTGGACGTGCGCGAGGCCCCCTTCCGCTCGGTGCGCGCCGGTGGCGGTATCGGCCTGGACGCGGCCCGCCAGGAAATCCGCGTGCTCGGCGAGTGGACGGACCGCAACTTCTTCGGCGGCCTGCGCAAGCTCACCCTCACCGGCCGCGTGGGCTACGCCTTCATCCCCAACATCACCGCCGCGTTCGATCGGATCGACACGGACGGGGACGACGAGGCCGACGCGCCCAACACCAGCACCCCTCACGGGCCCATCTTCCAGTTCTCCGCCCAGTTCGAGCAGCCCCGCTTCCTCGCGCGGGACCTGCGCCTGCAGACGTCCCTCACCGCCGAGCGTGGTCTGGAGCAGGCCTACAACTACCTCGGCGGACGGCTGCGCGGCGGCGTCGTCTGGCAGCCCCGGCCCGACTTCTCCATCTCCCCCACCTACAACCTGGAACTCTACAACCTCAACGGGCAGCGCGGCAGCGTGGACCAGGCGACCGCCCCGGCGATCCTGCTGGGCTGTCCGGAGGACAGTGCCCGGACCGAGTGCAACATCTCCGTGAGCTACCTGGAGCAGTTCATCGAGCTCAACCGCCGGGATGATCCGCTCGCGCCGCGCAACGGCTTCTACGCCTCGCTGTCCCTGCAGGAGGGCGGCGGTCCCCTGCTCGGCCAGTACACGTTCGTGCGCATCCTGCCGGACCTGCGCGGCTACTACACCTTCGGGCCCAAGGACCGCTTCACGCTCGCGGCCCGGCTGCGCATGGGCACCCTGCTCACGCCCGCCGGCCAGGACAGCGCCATCGTCAACCGCTTCTTCCTGGGCGGCGGCGCCTCCATGCGCGGCTTCAACACCCGCCGGCTCTCGCCCATGAGTGAAATCAGCACCACTTCCGAAGAACCCGTGGACCGCCTCGTCCCCATCGGAGGCAACAGCCTCCTGGAGACGAGCGTGGAACTGCGCGTGAAGCTGTTCTCGGAGCTCACGCTCGCCCTCTTCCACGATTCGGGGCTCGCGGGCATCGGGCCGCTCAACTTCGGGCCCCACAAGGACGACATCCGCCTGGAGAGTGGCCGCGTCTTCGGCGACTACCATTATCACGCCGTGGGCCTGGGTCTGCGCTACGCCACCCTCGTCGGCCCCATCCGGGTGGATATCGCCCGGAGGTTGAATATCGGCCAGCCGCTGCCCATCTTGCGCTCCACGGCTGGCTCGCCAACCACCCTGGGTGGTCTGGGCGACTGTTTTGGACTGGGCGTGAAGAAACAGACGATCGTGGAGGACGGGGTGTCCAAGACCGTGAACGTGACGAGGAACTACGCGGGCGCTCCCGAGGGCCTCTGCACCTTCTTCCTGTCGATTGGAGAGGCGTTTTGA